Proteins from a genomic interval of Salmo salar chromosome ssa14, Ssal_v3.1, whole genome shotgun sequence:
- the dapk3 gene encoding death-associated protein kinase 3 (The RefSeq protein has 1 frameshift compared to this genomic sequence), giving the protein MAGFRQEDVEVFYDMGEELGSGQFAIVRKCKDKSSGSEYAAKLIKKRRLSSSRRGVSREEIEREVNILREIQHSNIITLHDIFENKTDVILILELVSGGELFDFLAEKESLTEEEATQFLKQILDGVHYLHSKRIAHFDLKPENIMLLDKNVPNPRIKLIDFGIAHQIKAGNEFKNIFGTPEFVAPEIVNYEPLGLEADMWSIGVITYILLSGASPFLGETKQETLTNISAVNYDFDEEYFSNTSELAKDFIRRLLVKDPKKRMTIDDSLQHPWIKVIKRRNVRQEESGKKPERRRLKTTRLKEYTIKSHSSMPPNNTYVNFERFSQVLEEIAAAEEGLRDLEQNQRSCREDVAALLSIYEEKEGWYKEENQSIASDLGHIRQELQRTQAQRRQSQEDARATMLAANALKRKFGRLENRYEVLAEQVASEVLWVEELVRGIEKEKDSLVMP; this is encoded by the exons TGGACAATTCGCCATCGTACGGAAGTGTAAAGACAAGAGTTCTGGCTCGGAGTACGCCGCCAAGTTAATCAAGAAGCGTCGCCTGTCGTCCAGCCGCCGGGG CGTGAGCCGCGAGGAGAtcgagagggag GTGAACATCCTGAGAGAGATCCAGCACAGCAACATCATCACGCTGCACGACATCTTCGAGAACAAGACAGACGTCATCCTCATCCTGGAGCT CGTGTCTGGAGGGGAACTATTTGACTTCCTGGCAGAGAAGGAGTCTCTaacagaggaggaagccacacAGTTCCTCAAACAGATCCTGGACGGGGTCCACTATCTACACTCCAAACGCATCGCTCACTTTGACCTGAAG CCAGAGAACATCATGCTGCTTGATAAGAACGTTCCCAACCCCAGGATCAAACTCATCGACTTTGGCATCGCTCATCAGATCAAAGCTGGAAATGAGTTTAAGAATATCTTTGGAACGCCAGAGTTTGTTG CTCCAGAGATAGTCAACTATGAACCACTCGGACTGGAGGCTGATATGTG GAGTATTGGAGTTATCACGTACATTCT TTTGAGTGGTGCCTCTCCGTTCCTGGGGGAGACCAAGCAGGAGACTCTGACCAACATCTCTGCTGTCAACTATGACTTTGACGAGGAGTACTTCAGCAACACCAGTGAGCTGGCCAAGGACTTCATCAGACGCCTGCTGGTCAAGGATCCCAA GAAGAGGATGACCATCGATGACAGCCTTCAGCATCCCTGGATCAAG gTGATCAAGAGGCGGAACGTGCGCCAGGAGGAGAGCGGGAAGAAGCCGGAGCGCAGGCGTCTGAAGACCACGCGTCTAAAGGAGTACACCATCAAGTCCCACTCCTCCATGCCCCCCAACAACACCTACGTCAACTTCGAACGCTTCTCCCAGGTGCTGGAGGAGATCGCTGCTGCTGAGGAGGGGCTGAGAGACCTGGAACAAAACcagag GTCGTGCCGGGAGGACGTGGCTGCTCTCCTGTCTATCTACGAGGAGAAGGAGGGCTGGTACAAGGAGGAGAACCAGAGCATCGCCAGCGACCTGGGTCACATCCGCCAGGAGCTGCAGCGTACCCAGGCCCAGCGCAGGCAGAGTCAGGAGGACGCCCGCGCCACCATGCTGGCTGCTAACGCCCTCAAGAGGAAGTTTGGCCGTCTGGAGAACCGTTACGAGGTCCTGGCAGAACAGGTGGCATCGGAGGTGCTCTGGGTGGAGGAGCTGGTcagggggatagagaaggagAAGGACAGCCTCGTCATGCCCTGA